In Streptomyces sp. NBC_00704, a genomic segment contains:
- a CDS encoding LCP family protein: MTRHEEQGDAVGRAGGRAGEGAGGRVDGRAGLRPGALKAAGVALAAALVAGLGTAAWAYWRLDGNIESVDIDNALGDDRPAKAVATPTPSGSASASPAPTGAVNILVLGSDSRSGEENRELGGGDSTGARSDTAMVVHVDAGRTTATVVSIPRDTLVTRPACPLPGGGSTSVAYGAMFNTAYAVGGPVCAVKTVESLTGVRMDHYVEVDFSGFAELVDALGGVTVTTDEDIDDEDSHLRLAAGVHHLDGARALALARTRHGIGDGSDLGRIGLQQKLVKALLERITAAGLLTDPVRLYAVADAATGSLTTDTGLDSLGELAELGRSLKGLSPGRVRTLTMPVAAAPSDPNRVVAREPAASALWKSLR; encoded by the coding sequence GTGACGCGACACGAGGAGCAGGGCGATGCGGTCGGACGGGCGGGCGGACGGGCGGGAGAAGGGGCGGGCGGACGGGTGGACGGACGGGCGGGGCTCCGGCCGGGAGCGCTGAAGGCCGCCGGTGTCGCACTGGCCGCCGCCCTGGTGGCGGGCCTCGGGACCGCGGCCTGGGCCTACTGGCGGCTCGACGGCAACATCGAGAGCGTCGACATCGACAACGCCCTCGGCGACGACCGTCCGGCGAAGGCGGTCGCGACGCCCACCCCGTCCGGCTCGGCGTCCGCCTCGCCCGCGCCCACCGGGGCCGTGAACATCCTGGTGCTCGGCTCGGACTCGCGCAGCGGCGAGGAGAACCGGGAACTCGGCGGCGGCGACAGCACCGGCGCGCGCTCCGACACCGCGATGGTCGTGCACGTCGACGCGGGCCGCACGACGGCCACCGTCGTCAGCATCCCGCGCGACACCCTCGTCACCCGGCCCGCCTGCCCGCTGCCCGGCGGCGGATCGACGAGCGTGGCCTACGGCGCGATGTTCAACACCGCCTACGCGGTCGGCGGCCCCGTCTGCGCCGTCAAGACGGTCGAGTCGCTCACCGGCGTCCGCATGGACCACTACGTCGAGGTCGACTTCTCCGGCTTCGCCGAGCTGGTGGACGCGCTCGGCGGGGTCACCGTCACCACCGACGAGGACATCGACGACGAGGACAGCCACCTGCGTCTCGCGGCCGGCGTCCACCACCTGGACGGCGCCCGCGCCCTCGCCCTGGCCCGCACCCGGCACGGCATAGGCGACGGCAGCGACCTCGGCCGCATAGGCCTCCAGCAGAAGCTCGTGAAGGCCCTGCTGGAGCGGATCACCGCGGCCGGCCTCCTCACCGACCCCGTCCGGCTGTACGCGGTCGCCGACGCGGCCACCGGCAGCCTCACCACCGACACCGGTCTGGACTCGCTGGGCGAGCTGGCGGAACTCGGCCGGAGCCTGAAGGGGCTGTCGCCCGGCCGCGTCAGGACGCTCACCATGCCCGTGGCGGCGGCCCCCTCCGATCCCAACCGGGTGGTGGCCCGTGAGCCGGCCGCGAGCGCACTGTGGAAGTCGCTGCGCTGA
- a CDS encoding endo-1,4-beta-xylanase, which translates to MRSSSSPARTRLAALVAGAATVGALLSGAAAHAADSPLRDLGAAKGKIVGTAVTGSKLTGTYGDVAAAQFSSLTPGNAMKWGSVEPSQGVFDWTEADQIVAFAQAHGQQVRGHTLVWHNQNPNWLTGGSWTPDRLSTLLRNHIDTEVGRYKGRIAAWDVVNEAFNEDGTYRPTLWYQGLGADYIANALTWARAADPAAKLYINDYNVEGVNAKSTALYDLVRSLKARGVPIDGVGLQAHLVLGQVPSTLQQNIQRFADLGVDVAITELDVRMTLPPDSAKLARQKADYQAVTAACVAVTRCVNLTVWGFTDSDSWVESTFPGEGAATPYDANYAPKPAYHGIAEALGGATTPPPTGACTAAYAVGSQWNTGFTGNVTISCSGAALSSWKATWTYGAGQRITQAWNADCTQSGATVTCVNAPYNGSVPDGGSVSFGFNASWSGSNPAPTVTLG; encoded by the coding sequence ATGAGATCCTCCAGTTCCCCGGCACGGACACGTCTCGCCGCCCTGGTCGCCGGAGCGGCCACCGTCGGCGCCCTTCTGAGCGGAGCGGCGGCGCACGCCGCGGACTCCCCGCTGCGCGATCTCGGCGCCGCCAAGGGCAAGATCGTCGGCACCGCGGTCACCGGCTCCAAGCTCACCGGGACCTACGGCGACGTCGCCGCGGCGCAGTTCTCCTCGCTGACCCCGGGCAACGCCATGAAGTGGGGCTCGGTGGAGCCGTCCCAGGGCGTCTTCGACTGGACGGAGGCCGACCAGATCGTGGCCTTCGCCCAGGCGCACGGCCAGCAGGTGCGCGGCCACACCCTGGTCTGGCACAACCAGAACCCGAACTGGCTGACCGGCGGCAGCTGGACCCCCGACCGGCTGAGCACCCTGCTCCGGAACCACATCGACACCGAGGTCGGCCGCTACAAGGGCAGGATCGCCGCCTGGGACGTCGTCAACGAGGCCTTCAACGAGGACGGGACCTACCGCCCGACCCTCTGGTACCAGGGCCTCGGCGCGGACTACATCGCCAACGCCCTGACCTGGGCGCGGGCCGCCGATCCGGCCGCGAAGCTCTACATCAACGACTACAACGTCGAGGGCGTCAACGCGAAGAGCACCGCCCTCTACGACCTGGTCAGGTCGCTGAAGGCGCGGGGGGTCCCGATCGACGGCGTCGGCCTCCAGGCCCACCTCGTCCTCGGCCAGGTCCCGTCCACCCTCCAGCAGAACATCCAGCGCTTCGCCGACCTCGGCGTCGACGTGGCGATCACCGAGCTGGACGTCCGGATGACGCTGCCGCCGGACAGCGCCAAGCTGGCCCGGCAGAAGGCCGACTACCAGGCGGTGACCGCGGCCTGCGTGGCGGTCACGCGCTGTGTGAACCTCACCGTGTGGGGCTTCACCGACTCCGACTCCTGGGTGGAGAGCACGTTCCCGGGGGAGGGGGCGGCGACGCCGTACGACGCGAACTACGCGCCGAAACCCGCGTATCACGGCATCGCGGAGGCGCTGGGCGGCGCCACGACACCTCCGCCGACCGGCGCGTGCACGGCGGCGTACGCCGTGGGCAGCCAGTGGAACACCGGCTTCACCGGCAACGTGACGATCTCCTGCTCGGGTGCCGCCCTGTCGTCCTGGAAGGCGACCTGGACCTACGGCGCGGGCCAGCGGATCACCCAGGCCTGGAACGCCGACTGCACCCAGTCCGGGGCGACCGTGACCTGCGTGAACGCCCCCTACAACGGGAGTGTCCCGGACGGCGGTTCGGTGAGCTTCGGCTTCAACGCGAGCTGGAGCGGCAGCAATCCGGCCCCGACGGTGACGCTGGGCTGA
- a CDS encoding cell wall-binding repeat-containing protein: MRRRAAVLATAAVLAAMGSLATAPGAAADDAGPWPGTEGAVLTDGGTLTNPTTGTVLHVPNVGAHATWAPDGSRIVSAWRSVRPDGSDKLALPPAQGMRSTPSYQDLTFWWGGRYLVFSSNGQLAYGLSDGSGAPGPLLPESLEPAGVCDTDPTVNPQGQVAFERGAQGCRDYGGVFVYDSAARTVQRVLTDAGQPAYSPDGTRLAFVRKVDGAPQIFTANADGTDVRQRTSGPRRFANPSWSPTGARIVFDAHTSAQADDVHTTEYVDLSTGELTRVGDRAAGSNPSWQPLRKNGVGRVWGADAYSTNIASSRWTWNTVGQNVPGLMNAKSAVLVNRDDPSYALTAPALAGKKRGPVLMTPKTGLSAPVRRELKRAVRPGSTVYLVGGTAVLNGPVATQLKTLGYAVKRVSGADRYATSVAVAKAIAPSPKYVFLAGGSEYRAALAAASAAGADGADAAGGVVLTNGKTLTASVKAYLNSLNPDRTMVITVGAAAKYALLHGSYPRWPSTYSYYPITGGTDAAISVAIAKFWWAAPGQTALAHTGAWRDGVSAAAAMNVFGPLLWTARPALSSEIGGYLRRESAGVDFTVAFGPTGGVTGTELNTVGAAISAGGRYFEYRPYYDGVIPARAGQSAFALGGDGDRPAAGPAVAAPRPAPAGARPDLASLRTLHRQ; encoded by the coding sequence ATGCGCCGCCGTGCCGCGGTGCTCGCCACCGCGGCGGTGCTCGCCGCGATGGGTTCGCTGGCCACCGCGCCGGGCGCCGCCGCCGACGACGCCGGGCCCTGGCCCGGCACCGAGGGAGCCGTCCTGACCGACGGCGGCACCCTGACCAATCCGACCACCGGCACGGTGCTCCACGTCCCGAACGTGGGAGCCCACGCCACCTGGGCGCCGGACGGCAGCCGCATCGTCTCCGCCTGGCGCAGCGTCCGCCCCGACGGCTCCGACAAGCTCGCGCTGCCGCCGGCGCAGGGCATGCGCTCGACCCCGTCCTACCAGGACCTGACGTTCTGGTGGGGCGGCCGTTACCTCGTCTTCTCCAGCAACGGCCAGCTCGCCTACGGCCTCTCCGACGGCTCGGGTGCGCCCGGCCCGCTGCTGCCGGAGAGCCTGGAGCCGGCCGGCGTCTGCGACACCGACCCGACGGTGAACCCGCAGGGCCAGGTCGCGTTCGAGCGCGGCGCCCAGGGCTGCCGCGACTACGGGGGCGTCTTCGTCTACGACTCGGCCGCCAGGACCGTCCAGCGCGTCCTGACCGACGCCGGGCAGCCCGCCTACTCGCCCGACGGCACCCGACTGGCCTTCGTGCGGAAGGTCGACGGCGCGCCGCAGATCTTCACCGCGAACGCCGACGGCACCGACGTCCGCCAGCGCACCAGCGGGCCCCGGCGGTTCGCCAACCCGTCCTGGTCGCCGACCGGCGCCCGCATCGTCTTCGACGCCCACACCTCGGCGCAGGCCGACGACGTGCACACCACGGAGTACGTCGACCTGTCCACCGGCGAGCTGACCAGGGTCGGGGACCGGGCGGCGGGAAGCAACCCCAGCTGGCAGCCGCTGCGCAAGAACGGCGTCGGCCGGGTCTGGGGCGCCGACGCCTACTCCACCAACATCGCGTCCTCCCGCTGGACCTGGAACACCGTGGGCCAGAACGTGCCGGGCCTGATGAACGCCAAGTCCGCGGTGCTCGTCAACCGTGACGACCCGTCGTACGCCCTCACCGCGCCCGCCCTGGCCGGCAAGAAGCGGGGGCCGGTGCTGATGACCCCGAAGACGGGGCTGTCCGCGCCCGTCAGGCGGGAGCTGAAGCGCGCGGTGCGGCCCGGTTCGACCGTGTACCTGGTGGGCGGCACGGCCGTCCTCAACGGTCCGGTCGCCACCCAGCTGAAGACGCTCGGCTACGCGGTGAAGCGGGTGTCCGGCGCGGACCGCTACGCGACCTCGGTGGCCGTGGCGAAGGCCATCGCCCCGAGCCCGAAGTACGTGTTCCTGGCCGGCGGCTCCGAGTACCGGGCGGCCCTCGCGGCGGCCTCGGCGGCCGGCGCGGACGGCGCGGACGCCGCCGGCGGCGTCGTGCTCACCAACGGCAAGACCCTCACCGCGTCGGTGAAGGCGTACCTCAACAGCCTGAACCCGGACCGGACCATGGTCATCACGGTGGGAGCGGCGGCCAAGTACGCGCTTCTTCACGGCAGTTACCCGCGTTGGCCGTCGACGTACTCGTACTACCCGATCACGGGCGGCACGGACGCGGCGATCTCGGTGGCCATCGCGAAGTTCTGGTGGGCGGCGCCCGGCCAGACCGCCCTCGCCCACACCGGCGCCTGGCGCGACGGGGTCTCCGCGGCAGCGGCGATGAACGTGTTCGGGCCCCTGCTGTGGACCGCCCGGCCCGCCCTGTCGAGCGAGATCGGCGGCTACCTGCGGCGGGAGTCGGCGGGCGTGGACTTCACGGTGGCCTTCGGCCCGACCGGCGGGGTCACGGGAACGGAGCTGAACACGGTGGGAGCCGCGATCAGCGCGGGCGGCAGGTACTTCGAGTACCGCCCGTACTACGACGGCGTCATCCCGGCGCGCGCGGGCCAGAGCGCCTTCGCGCTGGGCGGCGACGGCGACCGGCCCGCCGCCGGGCCCGCCGTCGCGGCGCCGCGCCCCGCGCCGGCCGGCGCGCGGCCGGACCTGGCGTCGCTCAGGACGCTCCACCGGCAGTAG
- a CDS encoding YciI family protein, with protein MPRYLSLVRIDENSAPEEGPSPELMQRMGELIEEITKAGVMLETAGLTPTGQGVRVRYEGGRISVTDGPFAETKEAVGGYAIMQCKDRAEAVEWTKRFLRVHEDFWTVTCEVREIAEG; from the coding sequence ATGCCCCGCTACCTGTCGCTCGTGCGGATCGACGAGAACAGCGCGCCCGAGGAGGGCCCCAGCCCCGAGCTGATGCAGCGCATGGGCGAGCTGATCGAGGAGATCACCAAGGCCGGCGTGATGCTGGAGACCGCCGGGCTGACCCCGACCGGGCAGGGCGTCCGCGTGCGCTACGAGGGCGGCCGGATCTCCGTCACCGACGGACCCTTCGCGGAGACCAAGGAGGCCGTCGGCGGCTACGCGATCATGCAGTGCAAGGACCGGGCCGAGGCCGTCGAGTGGACCAAGCGGTTCCTCAGGGTCCACGAGGACTTCTGGACCGTGACCTGCGAGGTGCGGGAGATCGCGGAGGGCTGA
- a CDS encoding RNA polymerase sigma factor, whose amino-acid sequence MDPQPPSNPPPAPDRGAAPAADRSAAPAPDPRTDPDPRGAIETVFRLEYPRVVAAVARVVRDVGIAEELAQDALVAALEQWPRDGVPDKPGAWLTAAARHRAVDLVRRRENYARKLREIGRDLPAATAPPEEPADPDDIDDDLLRLVFTACHPVLSAEARTALTLRLLGGLSTPEIARAFLVPEPTVAQRIVRAKKTLATRNVAFEVPYGPDRDARLGSVLDVIYLIFNEGYAATAGDDWLRPALCEDALRLARQLAALMPKEPEVHALAALLEFQASRAPARTAPDGSPVLLADQDRRRWDRRLLARGIAALDRAGAAQSGRAPGPYALQAAVAACHVHAPAYEDTDWAAIATLYGLLAARAPSPVVELNRAVAVSMADGPAPALEIVDGLAGEPSLSGYHLLPSVRGDLLLRLGCPAEAAAEFERAAGLAGNERERDLLLTRAADCRA is encoded by the coding sequence GTGGACCCACAGCCCCCCTCGAACCCCCCGCCCGCCCCGGACCGCGGCGCGGCCCCGGCCGCGGACCGCAGCGCGGCCCCCGCCCCGGACCCCCGGACCGATCCGGATCCCCGGGGCGCCATCGAGACCGTGTTCCGGCTGGAGTACCCCCGCGTCGTCGCGGCCGTCGCCCGGGTCGTGCGGGACGTGGGGATCGCCGAGGAGCTGGCCCAGGACGCGCTGGTGGCGGCACTGGAGCAGTGGCCGCGCGACGGCGTGCCGGACAAGCCCGGGGCCTGGCTCACGGCGGCCGCCCGCCACCGCGCCGTCGATCTGGTCCGCCGCCGCGAGAACTACGCCCGCAAGCTCCGGGAGATCGGCCGCGACCTGCCCGCCGCGACCGCCCCGCCCGAGGAGCCCGCGGACCCCGACGACATCGACGACGACCTGCTCAGGCTCGTCTTCACCGCCTGCCACCCGGTGCTGTCCGCCGAGGCCCGCACCGCCCTCACGCTGCGACTGCTCGGCGGTCTGAGCACGCCCGAGATCGCCCGCGCCTTCCTGGTCCCCGAGCCGACCGTGGCCCAGCGCATCGTCCGCGCGAAGAAGACCCTGGCCACCAGGAACGTCGCCTTCGAGGTGCCGTACGGACCCGACCGCGATGCCCGGCTCGGCTCGGTCCTGGACGTGATCTACCTGATCTTCAACGAGGGGTACGCGGCCACCGCCGGCGACGACTGGCTGCGCCCGGCGCTGTGCGAGGACGCGCTGCGGCTCGCCCGGCAGCTGGCGGCCCTGATGCCGAAGGAGCCCGAGGTCCACGCGCTGGCCGCGCTCCTGGAGTTCCAGGCGTCCCGCGCGCCCGCCCGCACGGCCCCCGACGGCTCGCCCGTCCTGCTGGCGGACCAGGACCGCCGCCGCTGGGACAGGAGGCTCCTCGCCCGGGGCATCGCCGCCCTGGATCGGGCCGGCGCCGCGCAGTCCGGCCGGGCCCCCGGCCCCTACGCCCTCCAGGCCGCCGTGGCCGCCTGCCACGTCCACGCCCCGGCCTACGAGGACACCGACTGGGCGGCCATCGCCACCCTGTACGGCCTGCTGGCCGCCCGCGCCCCGTCCCCGGTCGTCGAGCTCAACCGCGCCGTGGCCGTGTCGATGGCCGACGGGCCGGCGCCCGCACTGGAGATCGTCGACGGCCTCGCCGGCGAGCCGTCCCTGAGCGGGTACCACCTCCTGCCCAGCGTCCGCGGCGACCTGCTGCTGCGCCTGGGCTGCCCGGCGGAGGCCGCGGCCGAGTTCGAGCGCGCGGCGGGGCTGGCGGGCAACGAACGCGAGCGGGACCTGCTCCTGACCCGCGCGGCGGACTGCCGGGCCTGA